A single window of Microbacterium oryzae DNA harbors:
- a CDS encoding L,D-transpeptidase family protein yields the protein MTDLATKPSPGADDAGDQAANPPVEWAPAEPAPRRRRLGLWLGIPAGLVVAGAAACSAILIAPGVVAAGADVGWHTAGAATEAIATGISDTEVTITSPEGDATFTGAELGASVDADAAAERVFGDHPLWNVGAWNPGAVPVDVSIDADTALEAVQAELPELFTAPTNAQIAFSDGSYAVVEDRDGSGIDVDALAADITRALAEGGDVTVEASTTAIEAPITAADAQAEADSLNTLVADAGFYVGDEKVVGVDPAEAAQWITVDATGDELAVTVDEGAAAAAVADTVASLPERVNREVVEEKIVTDSDGKHLRTVQEGENGRALESTDGIADGFAAQLASGQAAYELPVTEVEYDTALLFRRIEVDKSAGTTTLYENDKVVDTYSIALGKPGHDTQEGHFKVYGQLTQQDMGDCNGDYGFGYCTEDVPWVTYFNGDQGFHGTYWHSNFGPGAMMSHGCVNMTIDAAQRVYYFAQTGTEVWVHA from the coding sequence ATGACCGATCTCGCGACCAAGCCGTCACCGGGCGCCGACGACGCCGGCGATCAGGCCGCGAACCCGCCCGTCGAGTGGGCGCCCGCCGAGCCGGCACCTCGCCGTCGGCGTCTCGGACTCTGGCTGGGGATCCCCGCGGGCCTCGTCGTCGCGGGAGCGGCGGCCTGCTCCGCGATCCTCATCGCCCCCGGTGTCGTCGCCGCCGGCGCGGACGTCGGGTGGCACACGGCGGGAGCCGCCACCGAGGCGATCGCCACCGGCATCTCCGACACCGAGGTGACGATCACCTCCCCCGAGGGCGACGCGACCTTCACCGGGGCCGAGCTCGGGGCATCCGTCGACGCCGACGCGGCCGCCGAGCGCGTGTTCGGCGACCATCCGCTCTGGAACGTCGGCGCCTGGAACCCCGGCGCCGTGCCCGTGGACGTCTCGATCGACGCCGACACCGCGCTCGAGGCGGTCCAGGCCGAGCTGCCCGAGCTCTTCACCGCCCCGACGAACGCGCAGATCGCGTTCTCCGACGGCTCCTACGCCGTCGTCGAGGACCGCGACGGCTCGGGGATCGACGTCGACGCCCTCGCCGCGGACATCACCCGTGCGCTCGCCGAGGGCGGCGATGTCACCGTCGAGGCCAGCACCACCGCCATCGAGGCGCCGATCACGGCCGCCGACGCGCAGGCCGAAGCCGACAGCCTCAACACCCTCGTCGCCGACGCCGGCTTCTACGTGGGCGATGAGAAGGTCGTGGGCGTCGACCCCGCCGAGGCCGCGCAGTGGATCACGGTCGATGCGACCGGCGACGAGCTCGCCGTCACCGTCGACGAGGGGGCGGCAGCGGCCGCCGTCGCCGACACCGTCGCGTCGCTCCCCGAGCGCGTGAATCGCGAGGTCGTCGAGGAGAAGATCGTCACGGACTCCGACGGCAAGCACCTGCGGACCGTGCAGGAGGGCGAGAACGGACGCGCCCTCGAGTCCACCGACGGCATCGCCGACGGCTTCGCCGCGCAGCTGGCGTCCGGCCAGGCTGCCTACGAGCTGCCCGTGACGGAGGTCGAGTACGACACCGCCCTCCTCTTCCGCCGCATCGAGGTGGACAAGAGCGCGGGCACGACCACCCTCTACGAGAACGACAAGGTCGTCGACACCTACTCGATCGCGCTCGGCAAGCCCGGGCACGACACCCAGGAGGGGCACTTCAAGGTCTACGGCCAGCTCACCCAGCAGGACATGGGCGACTGCAACGGCGACTACGGGTTCGGCTACTGCACGGAGGACGTCCCGTGGGTGACGTACTTCAACGGCGATCAGGGCTTCCACGGCACGTACTGGCACAGCAACTTCGGCCCCGGCGCCATGATGAGCCACGGTTGCGTGAACATGACGATCGACGCCGCGCAGCGCGTCTACTACTTCGCGCAGACCGGCACCGAGGTGTGGGTCCACGCGTGA
- a CDS encoding glucosamine-6-phosphate deaminase, protein MAEVVIVPDAARAGAIVADEIVALIRRRPDAVLGLATGSTPLPVYEALHGRIDGVDVSQVRGFALDEYVGLDPAHPESYRSVITREVVEPLGLDPDRIRTPDGSLAGIEHAGEDYEAAIEAAGGVDLQILGVGTDGHIGFNEPGSSFASRTRVKTLTRRTREDNARFFDTVDEVPRHCITQGIGTILRARHLVLLAFGEGKAAAVAGAVEGPVTASLPGSAIQLHPHVTVVVDEAAASRLERADYYRFAWDNKPVWQGI, encoded by the coding sequence ATGGCAGAAGTCGTCATCGTCCCCGACGCCGCGCGCGCGGGAGCGATCGTCGCCGACGAGATCGTCGCCCTCATCCGCCGTCGCCCGGACGCCGTGCTCGGGCTCGCCACCGGATCCACGCCGCTGCCGGTGTACGAGGCGCTGCACGGGCGCATCGACGGCGTGGACGTCTCGCAGGTGCGCGGCTTCGCGCTGGACGAGTACGTGGGCCTGGATCCCGCGCACCCGGAGTCGTACCGCTCAGTCATCACCCGCGAGGTCGTCGAGCCGCTCGGGCTCGACCCCGACCGCATCCGCACCCCGGACGGATCCCTCGCGGGCATCGAGCACGCGGGCGAGGACTACGAGGCGGCCATCGAGGCGGCCGGCGGCGTGGACCTGCAGATCCTCGGGGTGGGCACGGATGGCCACATCGGCTTCAACGAGCCCGGCTCGTCGTTCGCCTCCCGCACCCGCGTGAAGACGCTCACCCGCCGCACCCGGGAGGACAATGCGCGCTTCTTCGACACCGTCGACGAGGTGCCCCGTCACTGCATCACGCAGGGGATCGGCACCATCCTGCGCGCGCGTCACCTCGTGCTGCTCGCGTTCGGGGAGGGGAAGGCGGCCGCCGTCGCCGGCGCCGTCGAGGGGCCGGTGACCGCGTCGCTCCCGGGCTCGGCCATCCAGCTGCACCCGCATGTGACCGTCGTCGTCGACGAGGCGGCCGCCTCGCGTCTCGAGCGCGCCGACTACTACCGCTTCGCGTGGGACAACAAGCCGGTGTGGCAGGGGATCTGA
- a CDS encoding FAD-binding oxidoreductase: protein MSEALARLRAALGERVDTGAETVEAARADRSGFRSAGAPLAVVHAESVADVQTVLRIAHATGTPVVTRGAGTGLAGGANAGPGEIALSLRRMTRILEVSPDDLLAVVEPGILNGDLDAALAPHGLWWAPDPASRAISTVGGNIATGAGGLLCAKYGVVRDAVLALDVVLADGRLIRTGHRSVKGVTGLDLTALLIGSEGTLGVVVGATLKLRRRVAGAVCTLTALFPDVRSAAAASAAVTAAGVQPAIMELLDAASVAAISALLRVPDVAAGAAQLTIQTDGPAAAAEADTIARVLREAGGRVALTADPEEGERLLAFRRAMHPAMETLGTALIEDVSVPRSRMAEMFDEIERVAREHDVVIPTVAHAGDGNLHPNFVFDGAEVPERVWAAADDLFRAALRLGGTLTGEHGVGVLKRRWLADELGDDQWRLQRDIAHVFDPRGILNPGKVFTP, encoded by the coding sequence ATGAGCGAGGCGCTCGCGCGGCTCCGGGCGGCCCTCGGCGAGCGCGTCGACACCGGAGCGGAGACCGTCGAGGCCGCGCGCGCCGACCGATCGGGGTTCCGCTCCGCGGGCGCCCCGCTCGCGGTCGTGCACGCCGAGTCCGTCGCCGACGTGCAGACCGTGCTGCGCATCGCGCACGCCACCGGAACCCCCGTCGTCACCCGCGGGGCGGGCACCGGACTCGCGGGCGGCGCGAACGCGGGCCCCGGCGAGATCGCCCTGTCGCTGCGGCGCATGACGCGCATCCTCGAGGTCTCCCCCGACGATCTCCTCGCGGTCGTCGAGCCGGGCATCCTCAACGGCGACCTCGACGCGGCGCTCGCCCCGCACGGCCTGTGGTGGGCGCCCGATCCCGCGAGCCGCGCGATCTCGACCGTCGGCGGCAACATCGCCACGGGCGCCGGCGGCCTCCTCTGCGCGAAGTACGGCGTCGTGCGCGACGCGGTGCTGGCCCTGGACGTCGTCCTCGCCGACGGACGCCTCATCCGCACCGGCCACCGCAGCGTGAAGGGCGTCACGGGCCTCGACCTCACCGCGCTCCTCATCGGGTCGGAGGGGACGCTCGGCGTCGTCGTCGGCGCGACCCTCAAGCTGCGCCGTCGGGTCGCGGGCGCGGTGTGCACCCTCACGGCGCTCTTCCCCGACGTGCGCTCGGCCGCCGCGGCGTCCGCCGCCGTCACGGCCGCGGGCGTGCAGCCGGCCATCATGGAGCTCCTCGACGCCGCGTCGGTGGCGGCGATCAGCGCGCTCCTCCGGGTCCCCGACGTCGCGGCCGGCGCCGCGCAGCTCACGATCCAGACGGATGGTCCGGCTGCGGCTGCCGAGGCGGACACCATCGCGCGCGTGCTGCGCGAGGCCGGCGGCCGGGTCGCGCTCACGGCCGATCCGGAGGAGGGCGAGCGGCTCCTCGCGTTCCGACGCGCGATGCATCCCGCGATGGAGACCCTCGGCACCGCGCTCATCGAGGACGTGTCGGTGCCCCGCAGCCGGATGGCGGAGATGTTCGACGAGATCGAGCGGGTCGCCCGCGAGCACGACGTCGTCATCCCCACGGTCGCGCACGCGGGCGACGGCAACCTGCACCCGAACTTCGTGTTCGACGGCGCCGAGGTGCCCGAGCGGGTCTGGGCCGCGGCCGACGACCTCTTCCGCGCGGCCCTTCGGCTGGGCGGGACGCTCACCGGCGAGCACGGCGTGGGCGTGCTGAAGCGCCGCTGGCTGGCCGACGAGCTCGGCGACGACCAGTGGCGGCTTCAGCGCGACATCGCGCACGTGTTCGACCCGCGCGGCATCCTCAACCCGGGCAAGGTCTTCACGCCCTGA
- a CDS encoding YrdB family protein yields the protein MPDSAAPATPGVTPRRVSVLDVLRLLTELAALASLAVWGFLAWAAPWNIVVGIGAPVLAILAWALFVSPKAVIAVHPFVRAIVELAVFLAATIALWDLGLPWAGVGFGVVAVVVGLLHNRRALG from the coding sequence ATGCCCGATTCCGCTGCGCCCGCGACCCCCGGTGTGACCCCTCGACGCGTCTCGGTCCTCGACGTGCTGCGTCTGCTCACCGAGCTCGCGGCGCTCGCGTCCCTGGCGGTGTGGGGCTTCCTCGCGTGGGCCGCCCCGTGGAACATCGTGGTCGGGATCGGCGCGCCCGTGCTCGCCATCCTCGCGTGGGCGCTGTTCGTGTCGCCCAAGGCCGTCATCGCGGTGCACCCGTTCGTGCGGGCGATCGTCGAGCTCGCCGTCTTCCTCGCCGCCACCATCGCGCTGTGGGACCTCGGCCTGCCGTGGGCGGGCGTCGGCTTCGGCGTCGTGGCCGTCGTCGTGGGACTCCTCCACAACCGACGCGCCCTGGGATGA
- a CDS encoding SPFH domain-containing protein translates to MEGFIAAAGGAGAVVAIAVVAVVLIVAALIGTLVLRGWYKVARADEALIIVGKKQKSKDGTPSNVSVIRGGGAVVNPITQRAETLSLRARQIMVKPTAQSIQGVTVDVTGVALVKVGSTPDAIASAAERFVSQDDAIEVFTTEQLEGALRGVVATLTVEQLMRDRQELSDQIAALIKSDLEDQGLVLDSFQIQGITDQNGYIDALGAEEVSKVKRQAEIARIDAERQIKAREIATSEETLIEQTAFDRNSAAAAADVGQARAEAEQAEALARARAQQGVLMQEAENKQAELDADVKRVADAALYERQKRADADAYARVKEAEAAALIAEQDARAIRIKAEADAEAVRVEGDAKAAAIEAEAAALAKNQDAFLAQRALDALVPMMTEFAKGYANVGSVTVLAGGGAEGASTHLAGETAAGMRSMFDSVRAATGVDLSAVIQGHAVGRGMAAGARVEETAPAARTEEPAAPRVTAAETQETVESAGAPS, encoded by the coding sequence ATGGAGGGATTCATCGCCGCGGCGGGAGGTGCGGGAGCGGTGGTCGCGATCGCGGTCGTCGCCGTCGTGCTCATCGTCGCCGCGCTCATCGGCACGCTGGTGCTGCGGGGCTGGTACAAGGTCGCACGGGCCGACGAGGCGCTCATCATCGTCGGCAAGAAGCAGAAGAGCAAGGACGGCACGCCCTCGAACGTGTCGGTCATCCGCGGCGGCGGCGCCGTGGTGAACCCGATCACGCAGCGGGCGGAGACGCTGTCGCTGCGCGCGCGGCAGATCATGGTGAAGCCCACCGCCCAGTCGATCCAGGGCGTGACGGTCGACGTCACCGGCGTCGCGCTGGTCAAGGTGGGATCCACGCCCGACGCGATCGCCAGCGCGGCCGAGCGGTTCGTGTCGCAGGACGACGCCATCGAGGTCTTCACCACCGAGCAGCTGGAGGGCGCGCTGCGCGGCGTCGTGGCCACGCTCACCGTCGAGCAGCTCATGCGCGACCGGCAGGAGCTGTCGGATCAGATCGCCGCGCTCATCAAGAGCGACCTCGAGGATCAGGGGCTCGTGCTCGACAGCTTCCAGATCCAGGGCATCACCGACCAGAACGGCTACATCGACGCACTGGGCGCGGAGGAGGTCTCCAAGGTCAAGCGCCAGGCGGAGATCGCGCGCATCGACGCCGAGCGCCAGATCAAGGCGCGCGAGATCGCCACGAGCGAGGAGACGCTCATCGAGCAGACCGCGTTCGACCGCAACTCGGCCGCGGCTGCGGCCGACGTTGGTCAGGCCCGCGCGGAGGCGGAGCAGGCGGAGGCGCTCGCCCGCGCCCGCGCCCAGCAGGGCGTGCTCATGCAGGAGGCGGAGAACAAGCAGGCCGAGCTGGACGCCGACGTGAAGCGCGTGGCCGACGCCGCGCTGTACGAGCGCCAGAAGCGCGCGGACGCCGACGCGTACGCGCGCGTGAAGGAGGCCGAGGCGGCCGCCCTCATCGCCGAGCAGGACGCGCGGGCCATCCGCATCAAGGCCGAGGCCGACGCCGAGGCCGTGCGGGTCGAGGGCGACGCGAAGGCGGCCGCCATCGAGGCGGAGGCCGCGGCGCTCGCGAAGAACCAGGACGCGTTCCTCGCGCAGCGCGCGCTCGATGCGCTCGTGCCGATGATGACGGAGTTCGCGAAGGGCTACGCGAACGTCGGCAGCGTCACCGTTCTCGCCGGCGGCGGCGCGGAGGGCGCGAGCACTCACCTCGCCGGGGAGACCGCCGCGGGCATGCGGTCGATGTTCGACAGCGTGCGCGCGGCGACGGGCGTCGACCTGTCGGCGGTCATCCAGGGCCACGCCGTCGGCCGCGGGATGGCCGCGGGCGCGCGTGTCGAGGAGACGGCGCCTGCGGCGCGCACCGAGGAGCCGGCCGCACCGCGCGTCACGGCTGCGGAGACGCAGGAGACCGTGGAGTCGGCAGGCGCGCCGTCCTGA
- a CDS encoding fatty acid desaturase family protein: MARAYTQVSQVVRETGLLRRAHVFYALVGAGILVALGGAVTGFLLLGDSWFQLLIAAALGVIFTQVAFLAHEAAHRQILTSGPANDRLARILAGSIGMSYSWWDSKHSRHHANPNRVGKDPDIEVDTVSFLEEDAAKARGPLRFITRHQGWLFFPLLTLEGLNLHRLSLTHLLSRGPVKGRWTELSIIAARFAVLLVPLFLLLPVGMAFAFLGVQMAVFGVYMGASFAPNHKGMPVIAPDARLDFFSKQVRTSRNIAGGWWATWLMGGLNYQVEHHLFPSMPRPHLAQAREIVRDFCATNDVPYTETSLLRSYGIVIDYLNRVGLAARDPFDCPMASQYRPA; the protein is encoded by the coding sequence ATGGCCCGCGCATACACCCAGGTCTCCCAGGTCGTGCGCGAGACGGGCCTCCTCCGCCGTGCGCACGTCTTCTACGCTCTCGTGGGCGCCGGCATCCTCGTCGCCCTGGGCGGCGCGGTCACGGGCTTCCTCCTCCTCGGCGACAGCTGGTTCCAGCTGCTCATCGCCGCCGCGCTCGGCGTGATCTTCACGCAGGTCGCCTTCCTCGCCCACGAGGCCGCGCACCGGCAGATCCTCACGAGCGGCCCGGCCAACGACCGCCTCGCGCGCATCCTCGCCGGCAGCATCGGCATGAGCTACTCCTGGTGGGACTCCAAGCACAGCCGTCACCACGCGAACCCCAACCGGGTCGGCAAGGATCCCGACATCGAGGTGGACACCGTGTCGTTCCTCGAGGAGGACGCGGCGAAGGCCCGGGGCCCGCTCCGGTTCATCACCCGCCACCAGGGCTGGCTGTTCTTCCCCCTGCTCACGCTCGAGGGCCTGAACCTGCACCGCCTCAGCCTCACGCACCTGCTCTCGCGCGGCCCCGTCAAGGGCCGTTGGACCGAGCTCTCGATCATCGCCGCGCGCTTCGCCGTGCTGCTCGTGCCGCTGTTCCTGCTGCTGCCGGTCGGGATGGCCTTCGCCTTCCTCGGCGTGCAGATGGCCGTCTTCGGCGTGTACATGGGTGCCTCGTTCGCCCCCAACCACAAGGGCATGCCGGTGATCGCCCCCGACGCCCGCCTGGACTTCTTCTCCAAGCAGGTGCGCACCTCGCGCAACATCGCCGGCGGCTGGTGGGCGACGTGGCTCATGGGCGGGCTCAACTACCAGGTCGAGCACCACCTGTTCCCGAGCATGCCGCGCCCGCACCTCGCGCAGGCGCGCGAGATCGTGCGCGACTTCTGCGCGACCAACGACGTGCCCTACACCGAGACGAGCCTGCTGCGCTCGTACGGCATCGTCATCGACTATCTGAACCGAGTCGGGCTCGCCGCCCGCGATCCGTTCGACTGCCCGATGGCCTCGCAGTACCGCCCCGCTTGA
- a CDS encoding O-acetyl-ADP-ribose deacetylase, with the protein MASPVITAVHGDITAQDVDAIVNAANRAMRGGGGVDGAIHRAGGPEILRDCIARFPHGLATGDAGWTTAGRLPARWVVHTVGPNHAAGERDRALLESCYRRSLAVADELGARTIAFPLISAGIYGWPRADAIAAAIETIAAADTGVEEARIVAFGADALAEVRAALAAFLGD; encoded by the coding sequence ATGGCGAGTCCGGTCATCACCGCCGTCCACGGCGACATCACGGCCCAGGACGTGGACGCGATCGTCAATGCCGCCAACCGCGCCATGCGGGGCGGGGGCGGCGTCGACGGCGCCATCCACCGGGCCGGCGGGCCGGAGATCCTGCGGGACTGCATCGCGCGCTTCCCGCACGGGCTCGCCACGGGAGACGCGGGCTGGACGACGGCGGGTCGGCTGCCCGCGCGCTGGGTCGTGCACACGGTCGGGCCCAACCACGCCGCCGGCGAGCGCGATCGGGCGCTCCTGGAGTCCTGCTACCGGCGCAGTCTGGCGGTCGCCGACGAGCTCGGCGCGCGGACGATCGCGTTCCCGCTCATCAGCGCGGGCATCTACGGATGGCCGAGGGCCGATGCCATCGCCGCCGCGATCGAGACGATCGCCGCCGCCGACACGGGGGTCGAGGAGGCGCGCATCGTCGCGTTCGGCGCCGACGCGCTCGCGGAGGTGCGCGCGGCGCTCGCCGCGTTCTTGGGCGACTGA
- a CDS encoding phosphodiesterase has protein sequence MSTRMAEHPLPDHVLVHISDTHLVPPGERLYGAVEAGERLHDLLRSLATMAIRPDALVFTGDLADRGDAAAYRQLREIAEEAAARLGSRIVWVMGNHDDRATMRRELLDAAPTTEPYDRVAWVDGLRLVVLDSTVPGAAHGELDPAQLEWLAGVLETPAPEGTIIAMHHPPVPCVQDLAVTVELRDQRAFGDVVRGTDVRAILAGHLHYSTTAVFEGIPVSVASSTCYTQDLFTPGRGTRGRDAAQSLNLVHVYERTILHTVVPAAGGETVGAFVDAERTARVLREEGIVIPRSPQPRARAALR, from the coding sequence ATGAGCACCCGGATGGCCGAACACCCGCTGCCCGACCATGTCCTCGTGCACATCTCCGACACCCACCTCGTGCCGCCCGGGGAGCGCCTCTACGGCGCGGTGGAAGCCGGGGAGCGCCTGCACGACCTCCTGCGCTCGCTTGCGACCATGGCCATCCGCCCCGACGCCCTCGTCTTCACGGGCGACCTCGCCGACCGCGGCGATGCGGCGGCGTACCGGCAGCTGCGCGAGATCGCCGAGGAGGCCGCGGCGCGCCTGGGATCTCGCATCGTGTGGGTGATGGGCAACCACGACGACCGCGCCACCATGCGCCGTGAGCTCCTCGACGCCGCGCCGACGACCGAGCCGTACGACCGCGTGGCGTGGGTGGACGGGCTGCGGCTCGTGGTGCTCGATTCGACCGTGCCGGGCGCCGCGCACGGCGAACTCGACCCGGCGCAGCTGGAGTGGCTGGCGGGCGTGCTGGAGACGCCGGCGCCGGAGGGCACGATCATCGCCATGCACCACCCGCCGGTGCCCTGCGTGCAGGACCTCGCCGTGACGGTGGAGCTCCGCGACCAGCGCGCGTTCGGCGACGTCGTCCGCGGAACCGACGTGCGGGCCATCCTCGCCGGTCACCTGCACTACAGCACCACGGCCGTGTTCGAGGGGATCCCGGTGTCGGTCGCGTCCTCCACCTGCTACACCCAGGACCTCTTCACGCCGGGCCGCGGCACGCGCGGCCGCGACGCCGCGCAGAGTCTCAACCTCGTGCACGTCTACGAGCGGACGATCCTGCACACCGTCGTCCCCGCCGCGGGCGGCGAGACGGTCGGGGCGTTCGTCGACGCGGAGCGGACCGCGCGCGTGCTGCGCGAGGAGGGGATCGTCATCCCGCGCTCGCCGCAGCCGCGGGCGCGGGCCGCGCTCCGCTGA
- a CDS encoding GmrSD restriction endonuclease domain-containing protein, producing MSARRLPLLALVVGLVLAASAMLAALAGGGADGGSAAGGVADDGGAAGGGVAVDDATAAEVLATLPVKGSAPGTGYDRVGDFGESWLDVDGNGCGTRDDILRRDLADAVTDDGCVVRAGELDDPYTGRTIAFERGVDTSHLVQIDHVVALKDAWRTGAQRLSAERRVALANDPLNLLAVDGSTNAQKGAGNAATWLPPHKAFRCAYVARQISVKAAYGLWVVPAEKDAMARVLDACPDEPALAASAAPPSTATGPSAPYENCAAARADGAAPVRRGDDGYGPHLDRDGDGVACE from the coding sequence GTGAGCGCGCGGCGGCTGCCGCTCCTCGCGCTCGTCGTCGGCCTCGTCCTCGCGGCGTCGGCGATGCTCGCCGCGCTCGCCGGCGGCGGTGCGGATGGCGGCAGTGCGGCGGGCGGCGTCGCGGATGACGGGGGTGCGGCGGGCGGCGGCGTGGCGGTCGACGACGCGACGGCCGCGGAGGTGCTGGCGACGCTTCCCGTGAAGGGCAGCGCGCCCGGCACCGGCTACGACCGTGTGGGCGACTTCGGCGAGTCCTGGCTCGACGTCGACGGCAACGGGTGCGGCACGCGCGACGACATCCTGCGACGGGATCTCGCCGACGCGGTGACGGACGACGGCTGCGTGGTGCGGGCGGGGGAGCTGGACGACCCGTACACCGGGCGGACGATCGCGTTCGAGCGCGGCGTCGACACGTCGCACCTCGTGCAGATCGACCACGTCGTGGCGCTGAAGGACGCGTGGCGCACCGGCGCGCAGCGGCTGAGCGCCGAGCGGCGCGTCGCGCTCGCGAACGACCCGTTGAACCTGCTGGCCGTCGACGGCTCCACCAACGCGCAGAAGGGCGCGGGGAACGCCGCCACGTGGCTGCCGCCGCACAAGGCGTTCCGCTGCGCCTACGTGGCGCGGCAGATCTCGGTGAAGGCGGCCTACGGGCTGTGGGTGGTTCCCGCCGAGAAGGACGCCATGGCGCGCGTGCTCGACGCGTGCCCCGACGAGCCCGCCCTCGCCGCGTCCGCCGCTCCGCCGTCGACGGCGACCGGGCCATCCGCCCCGTACGAGAACTGCGCGGCCGCGCGAGCGGACGGCGCGGCTCCCGTGCGGCGCGGCGACGACGGCTACGGGCCGCACCTCGACCGCGATGGCGACGGCGTGGCCTGCGAGTAG
- the glgA gene encoding glycogen synthase, translating to MRVDLLSREYPPEVYGGAGVHVAELVKALRRDIDVVVRAFGAPRDEEGVFSYGSLAELAGANGALQTMGTDLAIARDVAGADLVHSHTWYANFGGHVAKLLHGIPHVATAHSLEPLRPWKAEQLGGGYRLSSWIEREALTSADAVVAVSEGMRRDLLRVYPELEPDRVKVVYNGIDLDGWQRVDDADAVRALGVDPDRPSVVFVGRITRQKGLPYLLRAARSLPPEVQLVLCAGAPDTPEIMAEVEGLVAELRGERDGVVWIDRHLPRAELCALLSAATTFVCPSVYEPLGIVNLEAMACGAPVVGTRTGGIPEVVADGVTGTIVPIEQMDDGTGTPLDPDRFVADLAAALTEMVSDPERARALGAAGRERAEREFSWGAIADRTRALYAEVRGA from the coding sequence ATGCGAGTCGATCTCCTCTCCCGCGAATACCCGCCCGAGGTCTACGGCGGTGCCGGTGTCCATGTCGCCGAGCTCGTGAAGGCGCTGCGCCGGGACATCGACGTCGTGGTCCGCGCCTTCGGCGCTCCCCGCGACGAGGAGGGCGTCTTCTCGTACGGCTCGCTCGCCGAGCTGGCCGGCGCCAACGGCGCCCTGCAGACGATGGGCACCGATCTCGCGATCGCCCGCGATGTCGCCGGCGCCGACCTCGTCCACTCCCACACCTGGTACGCGAACTTCGGCGGCCACGTCGCGAAGCTGCTGCATGGCATCCCGCACGTGGCCACCGCGCACAGTCTCGAGCCGCTGCGACCGTGGAAGGCCGAGCAGCTCGGTGGCGGCTACCGCCTCTCGAGCTGGATCGAGCGCGAGGCGCTCACGTCGGCCGACGCCGTCGTGGCGGTCAGCGAGGGCATGCGCCGCGATCTGCTGCGCGTGTACCCGGAGCTCGAGCCCGACCGCGTGAAGGTCGTCTACAACGGCATCGACCTCGACGGCTGGCAGCGCGTGGACGATGCCGACGCCGTGCGCGCGCTCGGCGTGGACCCCGACCGGCCGTCGGTCGTGTTCGTCGGCCGCATCACGCGTCAGAAGGGCCTGCCGTACCTGCTGCGCGCCGCGCGCTCGCTGCCGCCGGAGGTGCAGCTCGTGCTGTGCGCGGGCGCTCCCGACACCCCCGAGATCATGGCCGAGGTCGAGGGACTCGTCGCCGAGCTGCGCGGCGAGCGCGACGGCGTCGTCTGGATCGACCGCCACCTCCCGCGCGCCGAGCTCTGCGCTCTGCTGAGCGCGGCGACGACGTTCGTGTGCCCGTCGGTGTACGAGCCGCTCGGCATCGTGAACCTCGAGGCGATGGCGTGCGGCGCGCCGGTCGTCGGCACGCGCACCGGGGGCATCCCCGAGGTCGTCGCCGACGGCGTCACCGGCACGATCGTCCCGATCGAGCAGATGGACGACGGCACCGGCACCCCGCTCGACCCCGACCGCTTCGTGGCGGATCTCGCCGCGGCGCTCACCGAGATGGTGTCGGACCCCGAGCGCGCCCGCGCGCTGGGAGCCGCCGGCCGCGAGCGCGCCGAGCGCGAGTTCTCGTGGGGCGCGATCGCCGACCGCACCCGTGCGCTGTACGCCGAGGTGCGAGGCGCCTGA